GTCGCGCCGCGTCTTCGAGGCGATCCAGACCCAGGGTCTGGCCATCACCTCCGGAGGAAGCGTGCTCAGCGATGCGGCGACGGGCACGACCTTGGAGCGCTCGACCATCGAAGCCGATCTCGCCCGTCAATTGGCCGCCGAGGTCATCGAGCGCGGGCTGCTGGCGCATCTGCTCTGCGACCATGCCGCCAGCTCGCACGACTACTGCCTGATCGGCACCGGCGCCATCGATCCGGCGACGCAGTGGTGGCTCGAGTCGCACAATGTTCCGGTGCGCCGCGCCGCCGACCTCGGCGAGGCGGAGGCCCACGGCTTCGATCATGTGCTGCGGGTGGGGGCCGTCGATCGCGGCGACCTGCTGGAGCCGGTCTGCACGTCGATGCGAGAAAAATTCCGGGGCCGCGCCACCATGCAGTCGTGGAGCGCCGTCACCGCCACGGCGGCGATCGGCAGCGAGACGCACCTGCTGGAGATCTACTCCCTGGACACCGACAAGTGGACCATGCTGCGGAAGCTGCGCGACCGGCGCGGGCTGGGCAACGAGCGCGTCTACGCGATCGGCGACGGGCTCAACGACCTGATCATGGTGCGCGAAGCGGGGGTGGGCATCGCCATGGGCAATGCGCACGCCCACGTCCACAAGCATGCCAAGCACATCGCGCCGCACCACGGCGAGGATGGCTTTGCGCACGCCGCGGAGCGGATCCTCAGCGGAGCCTTCACTTCGGAAGCGGTACGATCCGCGTCGTGACCTCCTTCGGCCGCGATCAGAGCGAAGTGTGGACGCCGCCGGTGGTGCGCGCCGAGGGCTACGTGTTGTGCACCGCCTTCGAGGCCCTCTTGAAGGGACTTTTCGAGTGCGAGTGGCCGGTTTCCGACGTCTTCGCGCCGCGGCGGCAGCCGCTGGACATGCTCTTTCGCGTGCTCGTGGAGCCGCGCTCCTTCGAAGTCTCGCAGCGGCACGGCCTGACCCTGCACACCTCCGTCGACGCCACCCGCGCCGTGGAGCTGGCCCTGCGCTCGGCGGCGCTGGGCAAGCGCGCCGTGGCCTTCGTCCCCAACGACCAGTTGCACGCCGCGATGGCGCTGCTGGCCCGCGAGCGCGTGGGGCGATTTCACGGCGAGGGGCGAGTGGTCTTCGTGCTCGAGGACAATCCCTATCTCTCGTCGATGGCCTGCCCGCTGCAAAGCGCTGCGCAGCTGGGCCTGCCTTGCCTGGCCCCGAGCACCGTCGATGGTCTGCGCGTCGGCATCCAGGACGCCTTCCGAGTGGCCCAAGCCACCGAGAGCGCGGTGGCGCTGATCGCCCATGTCGGCTTGCTGCGTTCGCTGGACACGCTGGAGGTGGAGCCCAACCGCGTGCTCGACCGTGTGGACGCCGCACTGGAACTGAAGCGCAACCGCCGGCCCACGCGCAGCGCCGAGCGAGAAGAGCCGCTGGCCATCGCGCGGCGGCTCGAGCTCAATCAACTGAGCGCCATGCCCTCGCCGGGCGAGACCGAGCCGTGGGGGGTGGTGGCCACCGGCTCCTGTGTGATGGCGATCCGGCATTTGCTGGAAGAGCTTGGTCTTGCGGGAAGGGTGCCGCTTCTGGCGCTGACAATGCCGCACCCGCTGGATCAGGCTTCGCTGGTGCGCCTGCTGTCGCGCTGCGCCAATGTGGTGGTGCTGGAGCCGCGCCCCGGAACGCTGGCCAGCGAGGCGCTGCAGGTGGCGGAGATGGCGCGGCGCTCCGGCGAGAAGATCGCCGCGATCTGGTGGGATCGTCTTCCCTCCGACGGCGAGGTCGAGCCGGTGTTGGAGCTCAACGACGCCACGCGCCCCTCGATCCTGGCCCGCAAGATCGCCCACATCCTGAGCCAGATTCGTCCCTCGCTCGCAGTGGAGGAGCGCCTCACCGGCAGCGTCCCGCAGACCGAGAGCCTCAAGGTGCCCGACCGCGGCGAGGGCATCGGCGCCTCGGGCGCGATGGATTCTCTGCGCTCCATCATCGCCGAGGTCGCGGAGCAGTTCGCCTCGCGCAACGAGTCGACCCCGCAGGAGACGCGCACCGGGATCATCTTCGAGGGTCGCGACGCGCCGGAGTCCGACCGCTTCGTGGTGGTGGAGGCGTGGGACCGCCGCCGCTTCGCCCGCGAGGGCGCGACCGCGGTGCGCCAGGCGGCCCGCGACAGCCAGCCGCGCATGTTCGCCGTCTGCGACCTGGGCGGCGAGGACACCCCTGAGATCGAGCCGCTGGCCCGCGCCGCCATTCCGCAGGACGCGGCCTCGCCGGTCGAGGTGATGCACGGCGATCTGAACGACCGGCCGACCTTCCGCGAGCTGCTGCGCTCGGCGGCCCTTCGCGACGGGCTCACCATCGTCATCGGCCGCGACGGCCCGCCGCCGCGCCGCGACGTTTATCTGCTCGATCGCGGCTTCGCCGAGGTGGACCGCATGGGGTTCGTGCCGCTGCAGCGCGCCATCTGGTCCGCCGAGGCCGCCTGCGACGTGCGCCCCGCGGCGCCGGCGATCATGGTGGAGCGCGGCCTGGAGCGCGGCACCAATCCGCTGCGCACGGAGTTCAAGGTGGAGGTTCTTGCGGATCGAACGGGCGCGCGCTTCCAATTCAACGCGCGGCCGCTGCTGGAGCAGGTCGAGGTGCTGCGCACCAAGCCGCCGCGTCCCGATGAATTGCAGCCCGGAGCGCCGCGGCCTGCGCCGCCGAAGATTGTCCACGCCAACAGCGGCCGGTGGCGGGCGCATCTGGCCGGATGGCGCGGCGACTTGCCGGGACTTGCAGCCCTTGCGCTGTGTGAAGCGGGTCGCTCGATGGGCTACCGCGTCCAGGCGGTTTCGCAGGCAATTCCCGTTGGTCCGGGCCGCCGCGCCTGGAGCCAGGTGGTCTTCACCAGCCTCGACGCGGTCCACTCGACCTGCGCCACGCAGATTCCCTACGGTGAGGCGGACGTGGTCATCGGACTCGATCCCGTGGAGACGGTGCGGGCGCTGGGGCCCGATCCCTTTCTGCGGGTGGCGCAGCGTGATCGCACCTATCTCATCGCCAACACCGGCCTGCTGGATGATCAGGTCGACGCCGAGGACATCAAGTCCGCCGGCGATTTGGCCATGGCGGCCTCCTATATGTGCCGCGGCGATGGCGTGCTGTTGATGGACGTCGCCAACATCTGCCGGCAGACCTTTCTGACCGAACGGCTCACGGATCTCGTCCTGCTGGGCATGACTTTTCAGCAGGGGCTGATTCCGGTGAGCGAGAGCGCGCTGGAGGCCGCGGTGGGCCGCATCGAGGAGCGAGGCTATGGCCGCTGCGTGCAGGCGGTGCAATATGGCCGCGTGCTTGCGGCGGAGCGGACGCGTCTGATGAACCTGCCGCTGGGCGCGGGCGAGACCAAGGACCGCGGGCCCGAGGGGCTGGCGCGGCTGGTGCGGCGCATCGACCTGGAAATTTCCGAGAGCGGATTCTTCGCGCGGCGCTCGCGCGGGCGCTTCCGGGCGCTGATGCGCGAATTGCTGCAGACGATGGCGCCGCTCTCGGGCACGCGCGCCGGCCGCGCCGCCCGGCGCGACGCCGTCACCGGGCTCCATCGCTGCTGGCTCTGGGGCGGCATGGCCTACGCCGAAACCTACGCGCGCCTGCTGCGAGGTCTGGCCCGCGCCGATTCGGGCGAGGATGGTTGGCCGCTGCTGGTCTACGCGCCGCTGCCGCTGGCCGAAGTGATGCTGATCCGCGACCTGGTCTTTGTCGCCACCATGAGCACCAGCCTGGAGCAGCGCCGACTCACGCGCCGCCGGCTGGATGTGCGCGCCGGCCGCGGCGACAAGATGGAGCGGCGCTTCCTCAACCGCATCGAGGCCACGCTGTTCGGGCGCTTCATCCGCCTGGACTTCCGCTCCAGCGACTGGCCCGCCAAGGTGATCCGCACGCTCTCCTGGCTGGTGCCGCTGGGCGTGCGCGGCAAGCCCACCGATCGCGCCTCGCGCGACGCGGTGACCGAGATGGTGGTGCGCGCCGCGGCCGAGCCGGAGCGCCGTAATTCGTGGGGGGCCTTCTTCGCGCGGCTGCACGAGTCCGCCGTCGACGGCACGCTGCTCTCGTTGGACGAGAAGTCGATCCGCTCGTTGGCGACGGAATGGCTCAGCGCCTCTGAGATCGCGGCCGCTACCGCTGAGCCGTCCGCGCGGCTGACCCCGTCTTGACCTCGTGGCGAAGCTGACCGCACGCGGCGGCGATGTCGCGGCCTCGGCTGGCGCGGATGTGCACATTCACGCCGCGGTTGCGCAGCACTTCCTGGAAGAGATGGACATCATCCGAAAGCGGCCGACGGAAGGGCAGGTCCGCCACCTCGTTCCAGCGGATCAGATTCACATTGGCCCGCAGCCGCTTGGCCAGTCCGGCCAGTTCCTCGGCATGCTCCGGACGGTCGTTGAATCCACCCAGCACGATGTATTCCAGCGTGATCTCGCGGCCCGTCGTGCGGAACCATTCGTCGCAGGCGTCCAGCAGCTCGGCGATCGTGGAGTATTCCGCCCAGGGAATGATCTGGCGGCGCATCTCGTCGTTGGGCGCGTGCAGGCTCAGGGCCAGCGTGACCGGAATCTCGAAGCCGACCAGCTTGCGAATGGCGGCCGGAAGCCCGACGGTGCTCAGCGTGATGCGCCGCGCGGAGATGCCCATGCCCCACGGAGCGTTGAGCGTGCGGATGGCGTCAGTCACCGCGGAGAAGTTCGCCAGCGGCTCGCCCATGCCCATGAACACAACATGCGAGATTCGCTCCACGTCTTTCAGGCGGCCGAGCCGCCACGCCTGCTCCACGATGCGGCCGCGGGTGAGGTTGCCCTCGAGTCCGCCGATGCCGCTGGCGCAGAACTTGCATCCCACCGGGCAGCCGACCTGGCTGCTCACGCATGCGGTCTTGCGATCCTCGGTCGGAATCATCACGCACTCGGTGGTGCGGTCGGAAGTGGTTTGGTTGGCGATCGGCAGCGAACTTGCCGAGGGTGAATGGTTCATGATCGGCAGCAAGCCCGTTGCAGGCGCGGAAGTATCCGGCCAGGCGAGGAGCAATTTCCGCGTGCCGTCGGTGGCGCTCATCTCCGCCTGCAAGCGGCCCTGCTCGAAGATCATTTCGCGCTCCAGCGTCTCGCGGTTGAGCTTGGAAAGATTGGTCATCAGGGCGGGCTGGATGACGCCCTTGGCATAGACCCACTCCATGATCTGCTTGGGCACGAAGGCCGGCATCCTGCGCGCCGCGGTCCATTCCGCAAGCGTGGTCGGATCGAATTCGAAAAACGCGGAGCGTTCTCCCGGGCGGCTTGGCGAGTCCGATTCGGTCACTGGGTGGCGCCGATGGTCAGGTCAATGGTGCGATGGGGAATGCGCCGCTCCTCCAGCCAGCTGTGCAGGGCGGGGGCGCTGTCGGTGCGGACCACGCGGCAGCTGCTCGGGTCGACGCCGCGCTGGCGCATCAGGTCCTTCAGGGTGCCGGGCAGGCCGAACTCGACCTCTTCGCGGTAGATGTCGCGCTGCTCCACCTCGCCGCCGAAGCGCTCGATGAGCTCGGCGATCAGGTCGTGCACCAGGTCCTCCGGCGCACTGGCGCCGGCAGTGATCAGCGTGGTCTCGACGCCTTCGAACCACTCGGGCCGCAGCTCGCTCTTGTCGTCAATCAGCCGCGCCTTGGTGCCGACCTTCTCGGCGATCTCCGCCAGACGAACCGAATTGCTGGAGTTGCGGCTGCCGACCACCAGCACCAGGTCCACGTCCGGAGCCAGGGCCCGCACGGCGCGCTGCCGGTTGGTGGTGGCGTAGCAGATGTCGCTCGAAGGCGGTTCCTTCAGCAGGGGAAAAGCGGTCTTGAGCGCCTTGATGATCACGTCGGCGTCGTCGGTGCTCAGTGTGGTCTGCGTCAGGTAGACCAGCTTTGCGGGGTCCTTGATCTGCAGCTTTGGAATGTCGGCGGGGCTCTGCACCACCTGGATCGCTTCCGGCGCCTCGCCGCGCGTGCCCACCACTTCCTGGTGATCGAGATGGCCGACCAGCAGAATTTGGTAGCCCACGCGGGCGTAGCGGATGGCCTCGTTGTGCACCTTGGTCACCAGCGGGCAGGTCGCGTCGATCGCGGTCAGGCGCCGCGCCTCGGCCTCGGCTCGCAGCGCGGGGCTGACGCCATGGGCGCTGAAGACCAGGATGGAACCCTCGGGCACGTCGGCCACGTCCTCGACAAAGGTCACGCCGCGGTTGCGGAAGCGGTCGACCACGTGCATGTTGTGCACGATCTCGTGGTAGACATAGATCGGCTCGCCGGGGCAGAGCTCGAGCAATTGGTCGACCACGTCAATCGCCATGTAGACGCCGGCGCAGAATCCGCGGGGATTGGCAAGGACAAGTTTCATCGAATCCGATGATAGCTCGCGGCTTGGTAACTTCAGAGCATGTCAACTTCGAGCGAGTCCGGTCCCGCGGTGTACATCGACGGCAAGTTCATGGGACCCGATCAGGCCATGATCAGCGTCTACGACCATGGTTTCCTCTATGGCGACGGCATTTTCGAGGGCATCCGCATGTATGGCGGAAAAGTCTTCAAATTGATGTCGCATCTTGAGAGGCTTTTCGGCGGCGCGGCGGAGATTCGCCTGAAGCCGGCGCTGGACCGCGCTCAGATGGCGCAGGCGGTGCGCGACACCGTGGCCCGCAGCGGCTTGAAGGATGGATACATCCGGCTCATCGCCTCGCGCGGCAAGGGTTCGCTCGGGTTGAATCCAAATCATTGTCCGACATCGAGCACGATCATCATTGTCGACCGGATCCACTTGTATCCGGAGAAGATGTACGAGCAGGGGATGCCGATTGTCGTGGCCAAGCGGCCGCGCATTCCCGCGGTGTGCCTGGATCCCGCAATCAAGAGCCTGAACTATCTCAACAACATCCTCGCCAAGGTGGAGGCGCTGGACGCCGGCGTGCACGAGGCCATCATGCTGAACATGGCCGGTGAAGTGAGCGAGTGCACCGGCGACAATATTTTCGCGGTGAAGAAGGGCGTCCTGTACACGCCTCCGGTGACCGCGGGCATTCTGCGCGGTGTGACGCGCAGGTTTGTCATCGATACGCTGGCGCCGGCCGCGGGGCTGCAGGTGAAGGAAGGCCCGCTGAAGCTGGGTGATGTGCTCTCGGCAGATGAGGTGTTCCTGACGGGAACCGCCGCGGAAATCATCGGCGTCTCCAAGATCGACGCCACAGTGATCGGCGGCGGGGGAGTCGGCCCGATCACCAAAAAACTTGCCGCGGATTTCAAGAACCGGGTCAAGAACAACGCGCCGGAAGATTGACCCATGGGATTCCGAGCCTGGAAGTCCAACTACAACCGATTCGTGTTGGCAGCTGTCGTTGTGCTTGTGCCCTTGGGCGTCTACGCCGTTTTCTCCAAATCGCAGAAAACTCAGGACTACCTTGGAGTCCTTTTCACGATTTTCATGGCATTGGTGATTGGCAGCAGCACGCTGTGGCTCTGGCATCGCAATCTCTGGAGCAAGTTGATCGCTGTCTCCACCTGGCTGTGCATCCTCTTCGCGGGTTCGGTTTTAGTTTCGGGGTTCATGGAGTGGTCCCACTGGTGGTCTCCGGAATCGCTGGACATGATGCATGCGGTGATTTGCGCGGTGATCTACCTGCTCTTGGTGACGGACTGCCAATGGCTCCTTCGGTTGAAATTGCAACGGGGGGTCGACCGATGGCTTCGCGCCGTGTCGGTTGTTCTGGCGATCGTGTTCGGGACGCTCATCATTTTGGCAAACGAAACGGACTGGATGAAGGAGCTGCTCGGCCAAGTTCGCGAAGAGCAACTCATGTTGAATTTGTTCATGACCGTTGTCGCGAGCCAGGTCGTTGTGGCGATCCTGGCCTCCATCGGAAAGGAGAGGGCGGCGAAGCTGTCCCGGAAACACCTTGGGGGATTCATGCTTCAATTCAATTGTCCGCGTTGCGGCGCGGCGAATCGGCTGCCGACAGGCGGTGCGACCTGCTCTGCATGCCACCTGGAGATTCAAATCGAGTTCGATGAGCCTCGATGCGAGTGCGGCTACATGCTTCACAAGCTGACGG
This portion of the Planctomycetota bacterium genome encodes:
- a CDS encoding HAD-IIB family hydrolase, with product MKGLIAVDLDGTLLDAKGTVSARNKEALANLQAAGYEVVPATGRSWRESRRVFEAIQTQGLAITSGGSVLSDAATGTTLERSTIEADLARQLAAEVIERGLLAHLLCDHAASSHDYCLIGTGAIDPATQWWLESHNVPVRRAADLGEAEAHGFDHVLRVGAVDRGDLLEPVCTSMREKFRGRATMQSWSAVTATAAIGSETHLLEIYSLDTDKWTMLRKLRDRRGLGNERVYAIGDGLNDLIMVREAGVGIAMGNAHAHVHKHAKHIAPHHGEDGFAHAAERILSGAFTSEAVRSAS
- a CDS encoding 2-oxoacid:acceptor oxidoreductase family protein, yielding MTSFGRDQSEVWTPPVVRAEGYVLCTAFEALLKGLFECEWPVSDVFAPRRQPLDMLFRVLVEPRSFEVSQRHGLTLHTSVDATRAVELALRSAALGKRAVAFVPNDQLHAAMALLARERVGRFHGEGRVVFVLEDNPYLSSMACPLQSAAQLGLPCLAPSTVDGLRVGIQDAFRVAQATESAVALIAHVGLLRSLDTLEVEPNRVLDRVDAALELKRNRRPTRSAEREEPLAIARRLELNQLSAMPSPGETEPWGVVATGSCVMAIRHLLEELGLAGRVPLLALTMPHPLDQASLVRLLSRCANVVVLEPRPGTLASEALQVAEMARRSGEKIAAIWWDRLPSDGEVEPVLELNDATRPSILARKIAHILSQIRPSLAVEERLTGSVPQTESLKVPDRGEGIGASGAMDSLRSIIAEVAEQFASRNESTPQETRTGIIFEGRDAPESDRFVVVEAWDRRRFAREGATAVRQAARDSQPRMFAVCDLGGEDTPEIEPLARAAIPQDAASPVEVMHGDLNDRPTFRELLRSAALRDGLTIVIGRDGPPPRRDVYLLDRGFAEVDRMGFVPLQRAIWSAEAACDVRPAAPAIMVERGLERGTNPLRTEFKVEVLADRTGARFQFNARPLLEQVEVLRTKPPRPDELQPGAPRPAPPKIVHANSGRWRAHLAGWRGDLPGLAALALCEAGRSMGYRVQAVSQAIPVGPGRRAWSQVVFTSLDAVHSTCATQIPYGEADVVIGLDPVETVRALGPDPFLRVAQRDRTYLIANTGLLDDQVDAEDIKSAGDLAMAASYMCRGDGVLLMDVANICRQTFLTERLTDLVLLGMTFQQGLIPVSESALEAAVGRIEERGYGRCVQAVQYGRVLAAERTRLMNLPLGAGETKDRGPEGLARLVRRIDLEISESGFFARRSRGRFRALMRELLQTMAPLSGTRAGRAARRDAVTGLHRCWLWGGMAYAETYARLLRGLARADSGEDGWPLLVYAPLPLAEVMLIRDLVFVATMSTSLEQRRLTRRRLDVRAGRGDKMERRFLNRIEATLFGRFIRLDFRSSDWPAKVIRTLSWLVPLGVRGKPTDRASRDAVTEMVVRAAAEPERRNSWGAFFARLHESAVDGTLLSLDEKSIRSLATEWLSASEIAAATAEPSARLTPS
- the rlmN gene encoding 23S rRNA (adenine(2503)-C(2))-methyltransferase RlmN, with the protein product MTESDSPSRPGERSAFFEFDPTTLAEWTAARRMPAFVPKQIMEWVYAKGVIQPALMTNLSKLNRETLEREMIFEQGRLQAEMSATDGTRKLLLAWPDTSAPATGLLPIMNHSPSASSLPIANQTTSDRTTECVMIPTEDRKTACVSSQVGCPVGCKFCASGIGGLEGNLTRGRIVEQAWRLGRLKDVERISHVVFMGMGEPLANFSAVTDAIRTLNAPWGMGISARRITLSTVGLPAAIRKLVGFEIPVTLALSLHAPNDEMRRQIIPWAEYSTIAELLDACDEWFRTTGREITLEYIVLGGFNDRPEHAEELAGLAKRLRANVNLIRWNEVADLPFRRPLSDDVHLFQEVLRNRGVNVHIRASRGRDIAAACGQLRHEVKTGSAARTAQR
- the ispH gene encoding 4-hydroxy-3-methylbut-2-enyl diphosphate reductase, coding for MKLVLANPRGFCAGVYMAIDVVDQLLELCPGEPIYVYHEIVHNMHVVDRFRNRGVTFVEDVADVPEGSILVFSAHGVSPALRAEAEARRLTAIDATCPLVTKVHNEAIRYARVGYQILLVGHLDHQEVVGTRGEAPEAIQVVQSPADIPKLQIKDPAKLVYLTQTTLSTDDADVIIKALKTAFPLLKEPPSSDICYATTNRQRAVRALAPDVDLVLVVGSRNSSNSVRLAEIAEKVGTKARLIDDKSELRPEWFEGVETTLITAGASAPEDLVHDLIAELIERFGGEVEQRDIYREEVEFGLPGTLKDLMRQRGVDPSSCRVVRTDSAPALHSWLEERRIPHRTIDLTIGATQ
- the ilvE gene encoding branched-chain-amino-acid transaminase gives rise to the protein MSTSSESGPAVYIDGKFMGPDQAMISVYDHGFLYGDGIFEGIRMYGGKVFKLMSHLERLFGGAAEIRLKPALDRAQMAQAVRDTVARSGLKDGYIRLIASRGKGSLGLNPNHCPTSSTIIIVDRIHLYPEKMYEQGMPIVVAKRPRIPAVCLDPAIKSLNYLNNILAKVEALDAGVHEAIMLNMAGEVSECTGDNIFAVKKGVLYTPPVTAGILRGVTRRFVIDTLAPAAGLQVKEGPLKLGDVLSADEVFLTGTAAEIIGVSKIDATVIGGGGVGPITKKLAADFKNRVKNNAPED
- a CDS encoding zinc ribbon domain-containing protein, which codes for MSVVLAIVFGTLIILANETDWMKELLGQVREEQLMLNLFMTVVASQVVVAILASIGKERAAKLSRKHLGGFMLQFNCPRCGAANRLPTGGATCSACHLEIQIEFDEPRCECGYMLHKLTGINCPECGKVVPEKLRWDSAVSSQSTDPVLGTKSPCIS